A genomic segment from Octopus sinensis linkage group LG4, ASM634580v1, whole genome shotgun sequence encodes:
- the LOC115210324 gene encoding ubiquitin carboxyl-terminal hydrolase 34-like: MCDVCSGLLSLFDSHDERLHSGGGLRLGKNEILSVIQYVNIWPQKQCMCCYKEFKNFERLNNIVQIVLTVAIRHIQTLPDDYAKEKEKQEKRDHCSEDAVSDISDKNKSSIDGLSSEETEKNDAEELDESEVWAMEEKDQLLQVVTKVFLMNFPSYVAYKHVVHSSLEELSQQETRALNNYCEISDSEVPLYLLRNVCFFCDSNGVQALQQCFEKATPDTLPFTVAHTLINIIANLRLWMNIATVMQCIVPLRTAVIRYMCKLSDKDLRMAGTRNMTDLMWAAVKEPLDTHFTYDKEGLDLAFKYFTCSTLTIRLAGIAQINRQIDLYNECCNNDTLVDAENVGNHLAKWLLENKIIEHIFGPNLHVEIIKQSQIILNFLAVEGKITNEHIDCIWTASQMKHCSKQVYDILIPLIKNLELQLVQHLSNLVSALDPSAHTESTLYLASALLKCIWSTCVTSQSHNAAVHHQQQQPADQPQSIVAAIEQEEEELEHGKSSKPEMSSSESLQLSEGETDKVPEMDSNKRIGMVDNKNEELPSEDDQKELNKAENKAGSTRQQISHAKKHDDCSEKQQKSCEQFSANSDNSDESDMDEGTHRQLTGLGQEFVAPNQVGGGSSGSESDVECSGSSAGEGQICTSLKHGMQKRRGVKRQPVPLKCQQRPPRNRNAQAYRDTEQGTCSDEDDDDEEEEEEEEEEEEEEEEEEEVEEEEEEEEMESEYEESDDEILKHAKMVHMKHSCHGESEDSSDFDANESRRAKLMHETKLRYETQHALQEHHIQLQQQGLLKQPACLVLQRQGKKRYRIRPGLQRSENQNRIQQSLHPGSVSLEARGDSDGITGHCKDLEVGGDSEKKMAISDPGNLSQDSRDSHDSEARPSTLANHDSADSSIQGVASSQSAQEFENRADEAEMFDCANYIQHMQAHPHGHIQSDYIEDILSPEGSCHSSRMSTKSEKNMADFDGEEVLSDEELAQINAHPHFNTHQMQQHLASMASMYHTHMPHVIHPRPSQKELSVSSCTDFTFDDVCKKGNTLLWDLVQDDMACLLPDGLVVEAEKALYTLVCFSTDRRIKIKFIEACIENVAAHRSVVVSLRLLPKIFSSFQQYRSGSDNHAVTMWAEKELNMMSHFFSDLIHYTESRKCDLQKSTSLYSHKEQIKVRLLFLTGVFSAPGSPDSFRLSQEQVDTLWACLALDPECSDECLSWFLNQAKSKEHHHAMCLETFKHIFLEKMPQLKPESMSMIGLNLFQQLSHLARIANASIDNQLSEDQVCGMDQLWQIALRALNTDVSITAIQFLNNYYINYGNGLLEKEDEFIRRCMDSLLTASQKVEENPDMNLLVIQRGLILLKNHLEGFRKRYAYHLRNWQIDGHGIVSHQCNVHEKQSSPIRILLQPAGISEKTPLDMLSTDLIAELRAEVARWWEALQKQQQLQRQQSSSNHGNSILSPILGAMLGDGPIRMITLGQELTVDNDEKTLSEMQFKDLQLVFVSVGASRPQRKMDGTLPSSCLPSPSPEQLPMMILLQEPSFERLLTLLEQLSNLSFSTADLESKERWNLQSKGKIFSRRVWELLMLLPTSPEMLYGFRSIMPSTPYKEETPPEEPIDWNRLLDPQRPHRLMYSLQIVEALSKNPKCKKKSISRSGGGGDADSDQVLEGLEVPEEVWTKQFISKGGLSHLVDIFKSSTLQAKADETWNQWNQECLAYLLRLISQFSVERSDAEAGHDDLFENYELPRKKMKRQKSNCDKIVVPRLNQTILSMLNVNTDLQIIMQILFDAAIPIENNLCNTGTWGRSEVVHYALNFLVSWAYSCEELKDAFCSSPNFNSWLKRLTLEAPEPCVRKEVCTGLYQLCLGKTSENRNGYAFLLPILSSMLSFLPEALLIKPRVNDAYLQEEKKETYGPGCRDYFWLVCRFVDNISKEDANTKSDSLVNLDMLCKEIANHIISRSFYETRNGYEEDDALIGLLNLCTAILKHEPPFKTSENGRVFLEDIFWCLFALPSPVNRKLPKCKSQASRAAAYDLLVEMVKGSVENYAILHEKMMKQHSKDSHVPYPWDYWPHEDGRSKCGYVGLTNLGATCYMATCMQHLYMIPQARQSVLQAKCTDQTKHEATLIELQKIFAYLQESERKAYNPKSFCKTYTMDKQPLNTGEQKDMTEFFTDLITKLEEMSSDMKKLVKSLFGGVLTNNVVSLDCPHVSRTVEEFYTVRCQVTDMKNLYDSLDEVTVKDMLEGDNMYTCSKCQKKVRAEKRACFRKLPKILCFNTMRYTFNMVTMMKEKVNTHFSFPLRLDMSQYMEVNLMGPDKLQDDDDKNDTFTKDESDCHEYELIGVTVHTGTADGGHYYSFIRDRISQSKTGFDKWYLFNDAEVKPFDPSQIAAECFGGEMTSKTYDSVTDKFMDFSFEKTNSAYMLFYERCSPKKKEVPNEESDAASEPPQKFNFDLSKELADWIWQDNMQFLQDKNIFEHTYFGFMLQLCGYIQTTLPRDDPRKVPLMVAQLSASFVLETHIHAKEKPTMLQWIELLTKQFNSCQAACEWFLEHMAECDWWPQQILIKCPNQMVRQMFQRLLVHVITQLKNAQYDLLTSGNPNDDQTKSNSLSGQTCATKFIRRMLAILEQGVRPHSKYLTEYFSFLLEFAKMGDEECFFLINNNAISAIVNFYMGQKAQENYVEILSDDDEEDDVIAMPEDKHRPLALDKMIALIAQLVERSRGEDNQLRLSEKDYNSIIGGKGFPFLYNQIKDHINVRQTCNLIFSLCRWNDSLALAIVQMLFNAVKKLNAEQAQPFFKLMSLLVEFIGGPPGMPPFLQYILQRFWELTECCPHQCLEWLSNLVTRNKIANAWVLQQMDNWVEGYLIAHGNVRVRNAASFLLVSLVPSLNFRQAFRTARSILSPHKELLLSSDALAVLHQIYEHLLSLLSRARLYVDPQVHGTSKLVCYFAVVTYCLISKKEKLMFGRYFADLWQLFQPKLSEPQISMHHNKQAMLMFWYQVCLDCPENVKLIVTNTHVCKNIAFNYILADHDDQEVVMFNRCMLPAYYGLLRICCQQSRSFTRQLAQHQNILWAFKNISPYPAQYTAAVEELFKMMRVMSMKHQDSSEEELKAINNFRRTTIQMYLQHLDARSGWQTLINSFKILVDSTDDRLLIIYQQGLQMITEAFFTLHVMYHEATACHVTGDIVDLLALLLPVLKVARHYLERKNPSTLHVKECIFNWNERAEFVRKLLTLLNSYTPPEIRQSCFEVLKEMVLTFQKDIIPTIVTILRDSHKAFQDTNLPVSVGPYFPRRGQKTICSKSNVRPPRPQFQMLLHSNQLEASRNVDDCYDAALSDFFNQYHLFIDLLCRVAVNQHNLTKDLINLSAMVAYEGVPLHSLYFAKLWNEIYHLEQFDKSCIKVLCNSYYFIEYVNAVLLDERMSLNSPIIYQFFCNFFPKVHQQVLNDQGQSLLDSLVASITAEKSATENVKTDQELFSICQRINGDLRAMLLIFSVQPPKQLSSLLTDSLQHIHRVCCDYQQRQRSENEDSSLAASSTSVVSLSTTTTTTTATTNTPTITTTAATSTVPTAVSVATNSSKTSSSSPLSSPLPTSSAVTSSPTTTSINPGINIDPITTAETLTEVPVTAEKLTRSEHLNSSEPDESMETPTKRQRFSNDPDEMETDNNAEEVSPGFQIASESSLSGTGGIGSGAGQTGSGRLSSEEGKETDTKCEQHSPNKGTAATTSGTTTSTTTTTSTTSTALSGARSIHREKPNFLDTVIKHIEHLYGFLGLK; the protein is encoded by the coding sequence ATGTGTGATGTATGCTCTGGCCTGTTGTCCTTATTCGATAGCCACGATGAGCGGCTTCACAGCGGTGGTGGTCTTCGTCTGGGAAAGAATGAGATTCTGTCTGTGATTCAATACGTAAATATATGGCCTCAGAAACAATGTATGTGCTGCTACAAAGAATTTAAGAACTTTGAACGATTGAACAATATTGTTCAAATCGTTTTGACTGTTGCGATTCGGCACATTCAGACTCTGCCTGATGACTACgccaaggaaaaagaaaaacaagaaaagcgTGATCATTGTTCTGAAGATGCTGTTTCTGATATTTCTGACAAGAACAAATCGTCAATTGATGGCTTGTCATCGGAAGAAACGGAAAAAAATGATGCAGAAGAACTCGATGAATCCGAAGTTTGGGCCATGGAAGAAAAAGACCAATTACTTCAAGTAGTTACGAAAGTCTTTCTCATGAACTTCCCCTCGTATGTGGCTTACAAACATGTCGTTCATTCATCTCTAGAAGAATTGTCTCAGCAGGAAACTCGAGCCTTGAACAATTATTGTGAAATCTCCGATTCTGAAGTTCCTCTGTATCTCTTGcgcaatgtttgttttttctgtgatAGTAACGGTGTCCAAGCACTGCAACAATGCTTCGAGAAAGCTACACCGGACACGCTTCCATTCACAGTGGCTCATACTCTCATCAACATTATTGCAAATCTTCGTCTTTGGATGAATATCGCTACTGTGATGCAATGTATTGTGCCATTACGAACTGCTGTAATTCGTTATATGTGTAAATTATCCGATAAAGACCTGCGAATGGCCGGCACCCGGAACATGACAGACCTCATGTGGGCAGCTGTGAAAGAACCGTTGGATACACATTTTACATATGACAAAGAAGGTTTGGATTTAGCCtttaaatatttcacttgttCAACTCTGACAATTCGACTGGCTGGTATAGCTCAGATTAACCGTCAGATTGATTTGTATAATGAATGCTGCAATAACGATACTTTAGTAGATGCAGAAAATGTTGGTAATCATTTAGCTAAATGGCTTCTAGAAAATAAGATTATTGAGCATATTTTTGGTCCTAATTTGCATGTGGAAATCATCAAACAAAGCcagattattttaaattttcttgcCGTTGAAGGAAAAATCACAAATGAACATATCGACTGTATATGGACTGCCAGTCAAATGAAACATTGTAGTAAGCAAGTTTATGATATATTGATTCCCCTTATAAAAAATTTAGAACTGCAATTGGTTCAGCATTTGTCTAACTTAGTATCTGCCCTTGATCCCTCTGCACACACTGAGTCTACTTTATATTTAGCATCTGCTCTCCTCAAGTGCATCTGGAGCACTTGTGTTACATCACAGAGCCATAATGCTGCCgtccatcaccaacaacaacagccagctGACCAGCCACAGAGCATTGTAGCTGCTATTgaacaagaggaagaagaattaGAACATGGTAAATCAAGCAAACCAGAAATGAGCAGCAGCGAAAGTCTACAACTTTCTGAAGGGGAGACCGACAAAGTCCCTGAAATGGACAGCAACAAGAGAATTGGAATGGTTGATAATAAAAATGAGGAATTGCCTTCAGAGGATGATCAAAAAGAGTTGAACAAGGCTGAAAACAAAGCTGGCTCAACACGACAACAGATTTCTCATGCCAAGAAACACGATGATTGTTCTGAGAAACAACAGAAAAGCTGCGAGCAGTTTTCGGCCAACAGTGACAACAGTGATGAAAGCGACATGGATGAAGGTACTCATCGGCAGCTCACTGGCCTTGGTCAAGAGTTTGTGGCTCCTAACCAGGTGGgaggtggcagtagtggtagcGAAAGTGATGTAGAATGTAGTGGTTCTAGCGCTGGAGAAGGTCAAATATGCACATCACTGAAACATGGAATGCAAAAACGCCGAGGTGTCAAAAGACAGCCAGTGCCATTAAAATGTCAGCAAAGGCCCCCTAGAAACCGAAACGCTCAAGCTTATCGTGATACAGAGCAAGGTACATGTtctgatgaagacgatgatgatgaagaggaggaagaagaagaagaggaggaggaagaagaagaagaagaggaggaggaagtggaagaagaagaggaggaggaagaaatggAGTCAGAATATGAAGAATCTGATGATGAGATTCTAAAGCATGCTAAAATGGTACATATGAAACATTCTTGTCACGGTGAGAGTGAGGACAGTTCAGATTTTGATGCTAACGAGTCTAGAAGAGCAAAGCTAATGCACGAGACCAAACTTCGTTATGAGACTCAACATGCACTGCAAGAACATCATATACAGCTCCAGCAGCAAGGACTTCTTAAACAACCTGCTTGTCTTGTTCTTCAGCGACAAGGCAAGAAACGCTATCGTATCCGGCCAGGGTTGCAAAGGTCTGAAAATCAGAACAGAATTCAACAAAGCTTGCATCCTGGTTCAGTTTCTCTTGAAGCtcgtggtgatagtgatggtattACTGGTCACTGTAAAGATTTGGAAGTTGGTGGGGACAGTGAAAAGAAAATGGCTATTTCAGATCCTGGTAACCTATCACAGGATTCACGAGATTCTCATGATTCTGAAGCCAGACCGTCCACATTAGCCAACCACGACAGTGctgacagcagtattcaaggtgtggcttCCTCCCAATCTGCTCAGGAGTTTGAGAACCGTGCTGATGAAGCCGAAATGTTTGATTGTGCTAATTATATCCAACATATGCAAGCTCACCCACATGGACATATCCAAAGTGATTATATTGAAGACATATTGAGTCCTGAAGGTAGCTGCCACAGTTCCAGAATGAgtacaaaatcagaaaaaaatatggcAGATTTTGATGGGGAAGAAGTTCTCAGTGATGAGGAATTAGCTCAGATCAATGCACATCCTCATTTCAATACGCACCAAATGCAACAACATCTCGCCAGTATGGCATCAATGTATCATACTCACATGCCACATGTCATTCATCCCAGACCATCTCAGAAAGAACTTTCAGTTTCATCTTGTACCGATTTTACATTTGATGATGTCTGCAAGAAAGGGAACACGCTTCTCTGGGATCTTGTGCAAGATGACATGGCGTGTTTGCTACCCGATGGCTTGGTTGTTGAAGCAGAGAAAGCTCTTTACACTTTAGTGTGCTTTTCAACAGATAGGCGCATTAAAATCAAGTTCATTGAAGCATGCATTGAAAATGTGGCTGCGCACCGGTCTGTAGTGGTATCTCTGCGTCTTCTGCCCAAAATCTTCAGCTCTTTTCAACAGTACCGCAGTGGCTCTGACAACCATGCTGTGACTATGTGGGCAGAAAAAGAACTGAATATGATGTCTCATTTTTTTAGTGATCTTATCCATTATACTGAGAGCCGAAAATGTGATCTACAGAAAAGTACATCCCTCTACAGTCACAAGGAACAAATTAAGGTGAGGCTTTTGTTTTTAACTGGTGTGTTCAGTGCTCCTGGATCACCAGATAGTTTCCGTCTAAGTCAAGAACAGGTGGATACTTTGTGGGCTTGTCTTGCTTTAGATCCAGAATGTTCTGATGAATGCTTGAGCTGGTTTCTTAATCAAGCCAAGAGCAAAGAGCATCACCATGCCATGTGTTTGGAAACATTCAAGCACATATTTCTTGAGAAAATGCCTCAGCTTAAACCTGAATCAATGAGTATGATCGGTTTGAATCTTTTCCAACAATTATCACACTTGGCAAGAATTGCAAATGCTTCTATAGATAATCAGTTGTCTGAGGACCAAGTGTGCGGCATGGACCAGCTGTGGCAAATTGCTCTACGGGCTTTGAATACAGACGTCAGTATCACAGCCATCCAGTTCTTGAATAACTATTACATCAATTATGGAAATGGACTGTTGGAAAAAGAAGATGAATTTATTCGTCGATGCATGGACAGTCTTTTAACTGCCTCTCAGAAAGTTGAAGAAAATCCCGACATGAATCTTCTTGTTATTCAAAGAGGtttgattttattaaaaaatcactTGGAAGGTTTTCGAAAAAGATATGCTTACCACCTCAGAAACTGGCAAATCGATGGACATGGCATTGTGAGTCACCAATGTAATGTACACGAGAAACAGTCAAGCCCAATTCGAATTCTCTTACAGCCAGCTGGTATCTCAGAAAAAACTCCATTAGATATGTTGTCTACTGATCTCATTGCAGAATTACGGGCTGAAGTTGCTCGGTGGTGGGAAGCTCTCCAGAAACAGCAACAACTTCAACGCCAGCAGTCCTCTAGTAACCATGGTAATTCAATATTGTCTCCTATCCTTGGCGCTATGCTGGGGGATGGGCCAATACGGATGATTACTCTTGGGCAGGAGCTTACTGTAGATAACGATGAGAAAACTTTGAGTGAAATGCAGTTTAAGGACTTGcaacttgtttttgtttctgttggtGCAAGTAGACCACAGAGAAAGATGGATGGAACATTGCCATCATCATGCCTACCATCTCCTAGTCCTGAACAATTACCTATGATGATACTTTTGCAAGAGCCAAGCTTCGAACGTCTGCTTACTTTGTTGGAACAACTGAGTAATCTAAGCTTCTCAACAGCTGATTTAGAAAGTAAAGAAAGATGGAATTTACAAAGTAAAGGCAAAATATTTTCTCGGCGGGTTTGGgaattgttgatgttattaccAACAAGTCCTGAAATGTTATATGGCTTCCGAAGTATTATGCCATCAACTCCCTACAAAGAAGAGACTCCACCTGAAGAGCCTATTGACTGGAATCGGCTACTAGATCCACAAAGACCACACCGTTTAATGTATTCTTTACAGATAGTTGAAGCATTATCAAAAAATccaaaatgtaagaaaaaatcaATTTCTCGatctggaggaggaggagatgctgATAGTGATCAAGTTCTGGAAGGTCTGGAAGTTCCTGAAGAAGTTTGGACCAAGCAGTTCATTTCAAAAGGAGGGCTCAGTCATTTAGTTGATATATTTAAATCAAGTACCTTGCAAGCCAAAGCAGATGAAACTTGGAACCAGTGGAATCAAGAATGCTTGGCTTATTTGCTACGTCTAATAAGTCAGTTTTCTGTGGAAAGGTCAGATGCTGAAGCAGGCCATGatgacctctttgaaaattaTGAGTTACCCCGTAAGAAAATGAAACGTCAAAAAAGTAATTGTGATAAAATTGTTGTACCTCGTCTCAACCAAACCATTCTGTCAATGCTAAATGTCAATACAGACTTACAGATCATCATGCAAATCTTGTTTGATGCTGCTATACCAATAGAAAACAATTTATGCAATACAGGCACTTGGGGGAGGTCAGAAGTTGTTCATTATGCTTTAAATTTTCTTGTATCTTGGGCATATTCATGTGAAGAACTAAAAGATGCATTTTGTTCATCTCCAAATTTCAATTCTTGGCTGAAAAGGTTAACCCTGGAAGCCCCAGAACCCTGCGTCCGCAAGGAAGTTTGTACTGGACTTTATCAATTATGCTTAGGAAAGACTTCGGAAAACAGAAATGGTTATGCATTTCTGTTACCCATACTATCTAGTATGCTGTCATTTCTACCAGAAGCTCTATTAATAAAACCCCGAGTAAATGATGCCTACCTgcaagaggagaagaaagagacatatGGCCCTGGTTGCCGTGACTATTTCTGGTTGGTATGCAGATTTGTTGATAACATTTCAAAAGAAGATGCAAACACTAAATCTGACAGTCTCGTGAATTTAGATATGTTATGTAAAGAAATTGCTAATCATATAATCTCTCGCTCTTTTTATGAAACCAGGAATGGTTACGAGGAGGATGATGCCCTGATTGGTCTTTTAAATCTTTGTACTGCTATTTTGAAACATGAACCACCATTCAAAACATCTGAAAATGGTAGAGTATTTCTTGAGGACATTTTTTGGTGTCTCTTTGCGTTGCCATCACCAGTCAACAGAAAGCTGCCTAAGTGTAAAAGTCAAGCATCTCGAGCTGCTGCTTACGATTTGCTTGTAGAAATGGTAAAAGGTAGTGTTGAAAACTATGCTATACTGCATGAAAAAATGATGAAACAGCACAGTAAAGATTCTCATGTACCCTACCCATGGGATTATTGGCCACATGAGGATGGACGATCAAAATGTGGCTATGTAGGTTTGACTAACCTCGGAGCTACTTGCTATATGGCTACATGTATGCAGCATTTGTATATGATTCCACAGGCAAGGCAGTCAGTATTACAAGCAAAGTGTACAGACCAGACAAAGCATGAAGCCACACTGATTGAGCTTCAGAAGATATTTGCTTACCttcaagaaagtgagagaaaagctTATAACCCCAAGAGCTTCTGCAAGACTTACACCATGGACAAACAACCTCTGAACACAGGAGAACAAAAAGATATGACTGAGTTCTTTACAGATTTAATAACAAAACTTGAAGAAATGTCTTCAGACATGAAAAAGCTGGTGAAAAGTTTATTTGGTGGTGTCCTAACTAATAATGTTGTTTCTCTTGATTGTCCACATGTCAGTCGCACTGTTGAAGAGTTTTATACTGTCCGATGCCAAGTTACAGACATGAAAAATCTATATGATTCGCTTGATGAGGTTACAGTGAAGGATATGCTTGAAGGAGATAATATGTATACTTGCTCAAAATGTCAAAAGAAAGTCCGTGCTGAAAAGCGTGCATGCTTCAGAAAACTTCCCAAGATCCTGTGTTTTAATACGATGCGATACACTTTTAATATGGTGACTATGATGAAAGAAAAGGTAaatacacatttttcttttccattacgCTTGGATATGTCTCAGTACATGGAAGTGAACTTGATGGGACCAGATAAATTACAAGATGATGACGATAAGAATGACACCTTCACGAAAGATGAATCTGACTGCCATGAATATGAACTGATTGGAGTAACCGTACACACGGGAACTGCTGATGGAGGACACTATTATAGTTTCATCAGAGATCGCATTAGTCAGTCTAAGACTGGATTTGATAAGTGGTACCTATTTAATGATGCTGAAGTGAAACCATTTGATCCTAGCCAAATAGCTGCAGAGTGTTTCGGGGGTGAAATGACAAGTAAAACGTATGATTCTGTTACTGACAAATTCATGGATTTTTCTTTTGAGAAGACCAACAGTGCCTATATGTTATTTTATGAACGGTGTTCTCCGAAGAAGAAAGAAGTGCCTAATGAAGAATCTGATGCTGCATCAGAGCCGCCACAGAAATTCAACTTTGATTTGTCAAAGGAACTTGCTGACTGGATATGGCAAGACAACATGCAGTTTctacaagataaaaatatattcgaGCACACTTATTTTGGATTCATGCTACAGTTATGTGGTTACATTCAAACGACATTACCTCGAGATGACCCAAGAAAAGTGCCTCTGATGGTTGCACAGCTGAGTGCGTCCTTTGTCTTAGAAACACATATTCATGCCAAAGAAAAACCTACTATGCTTCAGTGGATTGAACTTCTGACAAAGCAGTTTAATTCCTGCCAAGCTGCATGTGAATGGTTTCTGGAGCATATGGCAGAATGTGATTGGTGGCCTCAGCAGATATTAATTAAATGTCCTAACCAAATGGTGCGCCAGATGTTCCAGAGGTTATTAGTTCACGTAATTACACAACTCAAAAATGCCCAGTATGACCTTCTAACCTCAGGGAATCCCAATGATGACCAAACCAAATCCAACAGCCTCAGTGGTCAGACATGTGCTACCAAATTTATCAGACGTATGTTAGCAATTCTTGAGCAAGGTGTCCGACCCCACAGCAAGTATCTAACAGaatatttcagttttcttctagaATTTGCCAAGATGGGCGATGAAGAATGTTTTTTCCTAATCAATAACAATGCTATATCAGCAATTGTTAATTTCTACATGGGTCAGAAAGCTCAAGAAAATTATGTTGAAATATTgtcagatgatgatgaagaagatgacgtCATTGCAATGCCTGAAGATAAGCACAGACCTCTGGCACTAGATAAAATGATAGCGCTGATTGCACAGCTGGTGGAGAGGTCACGAGGAGAAGACAATCAGTTACGCCTGAGTGAAAAAGATTATAACAGCATCATTGGTGGCAAAGGATTTCCATTCCTTTACAATCAAATTAAAGACCATATTAATGTACGGCAGACGTGCAATTTAATTTTTAGTCTCTGTCGCTGGAATGACTCTTTGGCATTGGCAATTGTTCAGATGCTTTTCAATGCTGTCAAAAAACTGAATGCAGAACAGGCGCAACCATTTTTTAAGTTAATGTCTTTATTAGTTGAATTCATTGGAGGTCCACCAGGAATGCCTCCCTTTTTACAGTATATTCTTCAGCGATTCTGGGAGCTCACAGAATGTTGTCCTCATCAGTGTCTTGAATGGCTCTCGAATTTGGTCACTAGGAATAAAATTGCCAATGCATGGGTACTACAGCAGATGGACAATTGGGTCGAAGGTTATCTTATTGCTCATGGCAATGTACGGGTAAGAAATGCAGCAAGTTTCTTATTGGTTTCCTTAGTTCCCAGCCTAAATTTTCGACAAGCATTCCGCACAGCGAGAAGCATACTGAGTCCACATAAAGAACTACTACTCTCCTCAGATGCACTAGCTGTTCTACATCAAATCTACGAGCATTTGTTATCACTGCTGTCGCGTGCACGTCTCTATGTTGACCCTCAGGTTCACGGCACCAGCAAACTAGTTTGTTACTTTGCTGTTGTCACATACTGTCTGATTTCTAAAAAGGAAAAGTTAATGTTTGGTCGCTATTTTGCTGATTTATGGCAACTATTTCAACCCAAGTTATCAGAACCTCAGATCTCAATGCACCACAACAAACAAGCCATGCTTATGTTCTGGTATCAAGTGTGTCTAGACTGCCCAGAGAATGTAAAACTTATTGTCACCAACACACATGTCTgtaaaaatattgcttttaattATATCCTCGCTGACCACGATGATCAGGAAGTTGTCATGTTCAATCGTTGTATGTTGCCAGCCTACTATGGCCTACTGCGCATCTGTTGTCAACAGTCACGTTCTTTCACAAGGCAGCTCGCTCAGCACCAAAATATTCTGTGGGCATTTAAGAACATTTCTCCTTATCCTGCCCAGTATACTGCTGCTGTTGAAGAACTCTTCAAAATGATGCGAGTCATGTCAATGAAGCACCAAGACAGTTCTGAAGAAGAATTGAAGGCCATCAATAACTTCAGGCGAACTACTATCCAGATGTACTTGCAGCACTTGGATGCTCGATCTGGCTGGCAAACACTCATCAACAGCTTCAAAATTCTAGTTGATAGTACAGATGACAGACTACTCATTATTTACCAGCAAGGTTTGCAAATGATAACTGAAGCATTCTTTACTCTTCATGTGATGTACCACGAGGCTACAGCGTGTCATGTGACTGGCGATATTGTTGATCTCCTTGCCTTGCTATTGCCTGTCCTCAAAGTTGCCAGGCATTACTTGGAACGGAAGAACCCAAGTACTTTACATGTAAAGGAATGCATCTTTAACTGGAATGAAAGAGCAGAGTTTGTTCGCAAGCTTCTTACTCTCTTGAATTCTTATACTCCACCTGAAATCCGTCAGAGTTGTTTTGAAGTCCTCAAAGAAATGGTACTCACTTTCCAAAAGGACATAATCCCTACTATTGTTACAATTCTGCGAGATTCCCACAAAGCATTTCAGGACACCAACCTACCAGTGTCTGTTGGTCCTTATTTCCCACGCAGGGGTCAGAAGACCATCTGCTCTAAATCTAATGTCAGACCACCAAGGCCTCAgtttcagatgttgctacactcCAACCAACTGGAAGCTTCCCGAAATGTTGATGATTGTTATGATGCTGCACTGTCTGACTTCTTCAATCAATATCACCTGTTTATTGACTTGCTATGCCGGGTTGCTGTCAATCAACATAACCTTACTAAAGACTTGATCAATCTGAGTGCAATGGTTGCTTATGAAGGGGTACCTCTTCATTCACTTTATTTTGCCAAATTGTGGAATGAAATCTATCATTTAGAGCAGTTTGATAAGAGTTGCATCAAAGTATTGTGCAACAGCTATTATTTCATTGAGTATGTCAATGCAGTTCTATTGGATGAACGCATGTCTCTCAACAGCCCTATAATCTACcaatttttctgcaatttctttcCTAAGGTTCACCAACAAGTCCTCAATGATCAAGGTCAAAGTTTACTTGATAGTCTTGTAGCTTCTATCACCGCTGAAAAATCAGCAACAGAAAATGTAAAAACTGATCAGGAACTTTTTTCTATATGCCAACGTATTAATGGTGACCTTAGAGCCatgcttttaatattttctgttcaACCTCCAAAACAACTTAGTAGTTTACTAACAGACAGCCTGCAACACATTCACAGAGTGTGTTGTGATTACCAACAACGTCAGAGATCTGAAAATGAAGATTCTTCACTTGCTGCTAGTTCAACCAGTGTTGTTAGCTTatctactacgactactactactactgctactacgaaTACTCCTACaattactaccactgctgctacatCTACCGTTCCCACTGCAGTATCGGTTGCTACCAACAGCAGTaagacatcttcatcatcacctctTTCCAGTCCTCTTCCAACTTCATCAGCTGTTACTTCATCTCCCACCACAACTAGTATCAATCCAGGCATTAACATCGACCCTATTACTACTGCTGAGACGTTAACTGAAGTCCCAGTAACAGCCGAAAAGCTTACTCGTTCGGAACACTTAAACAGTTCGGAACCAGATGAGTCTATGGAGACACCTACAAAGCGCCAGCGATTCAGTAACGACCCTGATGAAATGGAAACCGACAACAATGCTGAAGAGGTGTCCCCTGGTTTCCAGATAGCATCTGAAAGCTCTCTTAGTGGAACTGGTGGAATTGGTAGTGGTGCTGGCCAGACTGGTAGTGGTAGGCTGTCTTCAGAAGAAGGCAAAGAAACTGATACAAAATGTGAACAGCACAGTCCTAACAAAGGGACAGCAGCCACAACATCAggaacaacaacatcgacaaccACAACTACCAGTACCACTTCCACAGCTCTCTCTGGGGCACGGTCCATCCACAGAGAAAAACCCAATTTCTTAGACACTGTTATAaaacatattgaacatttgtatgGATTTCTTGGCCTCAAGTAA